AGCCGGGCCTTGGACTGCTGGGCGGTGGGAGGGGCGGCCCGGGTGGTGAGGTGCCCGCTGTCGACGAGATCGGACAGCAGCACCTTGGTGAGCCCGACGGGCAGGCTCAGATGGCCGGAGATCTCGACCACCGACAGCGCGCCGCCGCGGCACAGCTCGACGATGCGGGCCTTTTCCGGGGACAGGCCGGTGCGGGGCAGGTCGCCGGTCGCGGTCACGAGGGTGACGAGGTCGAACACGTTGCGGGTGGGGTGGGCCCGCCCGCCGGTGACGACGTGCGGGCGGACCAGGGCCCGCCTGCTGCGGCGCGGGGTCATGCGGGACGGCCGGCGCCCGGCCGCGGCGGGGTGGTCAACTCCTTGCCCAGCCGCTGCACGAGTTCCTGGAGCCGGAACGAGACGGTCTCCATGTCGACGTGCTGGGTCGCCGACACCGCCAGGTATGCGCCCGGACCTGCGGCGACGAGGAAGACGTACCCGTCGTCGAACTCGTTGACGGTCTGCCGCCAGGTCGTGCCGGAGTCCCCGCAGAACTCGGCGGTGCTGCGGGCGAGCGACTGCAGGCCCGCCATTCCCGCGGCCTGCCGCTCCGCCTCGTCCCGGTTGATCCGCTCGGAGTGCGCCATGAGCAGCCCGTCGGCCGACAGCAGGATCGCGTAGCGGGTCTCCGGCATCCGCAGCGCGTCGTCCAGCATCCAGCCGAGCCGGTTCGTACCGTCGTCCATCGCGCCGTTCCATCCCTCGTTCATGGCCGCAGGTCCTTGCTCTCGATGCCGGGGCCCCCGCCGTCGGACGGCGTCGAAGCGCGGCCGGACCGCGTCCCGCGCTGCCAGGCGCCGAGGCCCGCGGCGGTCTCCCGGGCCGGCCTGAGCGGGGGCGGCGCCCCCGGTTCCGGCGCGGCGGGCGGCTCTTGTTCCCCGGCGGGGCGCTCGGCGACCGCGACGCGGGTGCGTTTCGGCAGCCCGCCGGGGGTGGCGGGGACGTCGGTCCGGGCGGCGGGCGCGGGGCCCTGACCGGCCGCGGCGTCCCGCCCGGCCGGGTCGGGCGCCCGCTCGCCCGGGAGGTCGGTGAGCAGCGCGGACGGCACGAACACGACGGCCCGCACGCCGCCGTAGGGGGAGCGGGTGTCGACCGACACCCGGAAGCCGTACCGCGCGGCGAGGACGCCCGCCACCGCGAACCCGACGCGGGGCGGGTCGCCGAGCCGGTGGATGTCGACCGACGCGTCGCCGGACAGCAGGTCGGCGGCGCGCTGGAGCTCCTCGGCGTCCATCGCGACCCCGGCATCGTCGATCATGATGGCGACGCCGTTGTGGGTGGACTGGAAGTTGACCTCGACGGTGGTGTCGGGGCGCGAGTGCCGCGCCGCGTTGTCCAGCAGCTCGGCCAGCGTCAGCACGATCGGCTCCACGGCCCGGCTGGTCACCGCGGTGTTCACCGGCCCCTGGATGTTGACCCGCAGGTAGTCGCGGATGCGGGAGGTCGCGCCGCGCACCACGTCGCTCATCGACGACGCCGAGCGCTGCTGGCCCGGCCACGACCCGCACAGCACCGCGGTGGCCTGGGCGCGCCGCCCGAGCTGGGCGTTCATGTGGTCGACGCGGAGCAGGCCCTCCAGCACGTCCGGGTCGTCGTGGCGCTCCTGCATGTCGGAGATGGCGAGCTGCTGCTCGTTGGCGAGGCTCTGCACGGCGCGCATCATCGCCCGAAGCGTCGACTTGGCCGACAGGTCGGCCCGCTCCCGGACGCGCGCCGCGGACCCGGCGAACAGCTCGGTGACGGTCCGCAGCGCCTGCCCGTAGGCGGGCGCCTCGCGGTCCAGGTCGTGCAGCGGGCCGGCGACGCGCACGCCGGGGTTGTGCAGGGACTCCATGAGCTCGGGCAGCCGGACGTCCGCGAGGTGCCGAAGCTCCTTCTCGCGCAGGTCGAGCCCGCGGGCCAGGACGGCGTTCTGCGCGCGCAGGTCGGCCGTCTCCCGCCGCTGGCGTGCCAGCAGGGCGGCGGCCGCGATGCCGGCGCCCGCCACGACGACGAGCGCCGCAGCCAAGAGGAATAGCTCCATCAGATCCTCGGTGCAGGGGTCTTCGGCGAGGTGGGCCCGGTCCGGTGTCGGCGACACCCGGCGGACCGCCTCATGGCTGGTGGGGGCGGCGCGGATACGCCGCAGTTTCGGCACCGTAGGACGGGTGCGCGGGGGCGCGCTTGTGCTCGCGCGCAGAGAACTTGCCGCCGGGCGCATCGCAAGATCACCCATCGTCTGAATCACGTTACTTTCCGATGGATTTGCCTGTTTCGCTGGTGGCGCCGGTACTACGCTCGCCCGAAGGTGATCTAGGACGGCGGGCGGAGGGGCCTCGGGTGGACGATGTGCTCGGCGGGCCGACCGGGACGTCCGGCGCCGAGTACCGGCTCGGGCTGTACCCGTCCGACCGGGCGGAGTACGACCGCGCCCCCGGGCAGACGGGCGACCGGGGCTACCGGTTCCTTCTCCCGCTGCACGGCGAGATGCTCATGGTGCAGGACGGCCGCGAGGCGCGGCTGCGCCCGGGCACCGGCGGCCTCATCGCGCCCGCGGCGCCGTTCCGTGTCCTCCAGCCCCGCCCGGCCCGCGTCCTCGTCATGACGATCCCGGCCCGCGAGATGGACGGCCGGCTGTGCGGCCCGGTGCCCGCGGCGACCGGCCTGGACCTGTCCGCCGGCCTCGGCCGCGTCGTCGCCGATATGGTGCGGGCCGTCGGGGAGGAGCGGCGCAGCCTCACCGGCCCGCAGTTCGACGCCGCCTGCGACAGGATCACCGAGCTGCTGTGCCTGCTGCTCGCCGGGGACGAGCGCCCGCCCGCGCCCGGCCACCTCGCCGAGGTGGAGGCGGTCGTGCGCCGCTACGTCCGCGAGCACGCCACCGACCCCGGGCTCACCGGCGCCGCGATGGCGCAGGACCTCGGCTGGTCGCTGCGGCAGGTGCAGCTCGCGTTGCAGCGCGCCGGGACCACGCCCCGCGAGTTGATCCGCGAGGAGCGGCTCCGGCTCGTCCGCGACCGGCTGCGCAACCCCCTCGACCGGAACGTCACCATCACCGACCTCGCGCACGCCACCGGGTTCTCCTCGGCCAGCGCGCTTAGCCACGCGTTCCGGCAGCGCTTCGGCGTCAGCCCGCGCGAGCTGCGCCGGCACGGCGCCGCTCGCTGACCGGCACGGATTTCCGGTCCGCCCGGGCCGATCCCGGGTTACGATGCGGCGGAGATCACCGGACGGGGCGTAGAGACGGTCAGGAGCGCGCCCGTGGACCTCGGCCCCCACCACCTCAGGATGATCGAGGCGATCGCCGCGACCGGCAGCATCAGCAAGGCCGCCGCGCGGCTCGGCCTCACCCAGCCCGCCGTCAGCACCATGCTGCGCCGGGTCGAGGGCCACCTCGGCGTGCAGCTGTTCGTCCGCTCCCCGGAGGGCGTCACGCCGACGCCGGTCGGCGCCGAGGTCGCCACCCGCGCCCGGGCCGCGCTGGCGGGCATCGACGACCTGAACGCCGCGCTCGCGCACCGGATCAGCGAGCCCGCCGCCATACCGCTGCTGCGGATCGGGGTGCAGGCGTGCCCGGCGCTCACCCTGCTCGGCGACCATCTCGGCTCGCTGTCCCCGGAGTCGCGGCTGCACCTGCGCGTCGACCCCGGGGGCGGGCGCATCCCCGCGCTGCTCGGCTCCGGCACCCTCGACATCGGGCTGTTCCAGGAGCCGGTCGACCATCCGCCGCGGCCGCGCGACGGCCTGGAGCGGCTCGTGCTGGTCGAGTGCGAGCCGGCGCTCGTCGGGATGTCCTCCTCCAGCCCCCTCGCCGCCGGCCCGACCGTCGACCTGGCCGACCTCGCCGACCACGACTGGATCGACGATCCGCTCGACGACGGCCCGTGGCCCGCCTACCTGCGCGGCGTGTGCGCCGAGGCGGGGTTCCGGCCCCGGGTCAGGTACTGGGCGACGGACTGGCAGATCTCGGCCTCGCTCATCCGGTCGGGGCGCGCCGTCGGCATCTACCAGCCGACCGCGGCCCCCCGCGCCGGGGTCGCGTTCCGCCGGATCACCGGCGACCCGCTCGGCCAGCGGGTCGTCCTGATGTGGCGGCCCGGGGCCGAGCGGGCGGCGGAACGGCTGCGCGGCGTCTTCGACGAGGTCTACCTGGACCTCGTCCGGGCCCAACCCGCCTACGGCGACTGGTGGGACGGGCATCCCGAGGCGCACCCGGCGCTGCCCGTCCCCGCCGGCCCGGCGGCGGGCGCGGGGACGGGCGCCGGTGCGGGTCCCGGGGAGAGGGGCGGTTCCCGGAACCCGCGGGAGGGCGGCTAGCAGCCGCCCTGGCGGCGGCGCCGCACGAGGGCGACACCCGCGGCGGTCACCGCTCCGCCCGCGCCCAGTGCCAGCAGAGCGGGCGCCGGGCCCCTGTCCGGCGCCGGATCGCCGGTGCCGGTCGCGGGCGAGTACCCGCCGAGCTTCCCGGACCGCTGGTAGGCGGTGCCCGGGAGTTTGTCGGCGTACCGGGAGCGGACGAGCCTCCGGTACGCCGCCACCGTGACGCCGGACCTGCCGACCGACGACGCGGCGGTGCCGTTGAGCGCGGTGACGCGGCCGTCCTTCAGCCGGTACCACGCGTGGATCTGCGGCTCGGTGAACACGGTGCCGCCCTGCGCCCGCGCCGGGTAGACCGCCTCCTCCGAGCCGGAGATGACGTTCATGACCTGCCAGCCCGCGCCCGTCCTGGTCAGCCACACCGTCGCGTGCTGCCCGCTCGCCGACACGGCGCCGACCGCCATGTAGGCGAAGGTCGCGACGGGAGCTCCGCCGTCGCCCTTCACGAACGCGGGGTTCAGCGAGTGGACGCGCTGGACGGACCCTTCGAGGCGCGGGGCCTTGGCCTGCGCGGCGGCCTTCGGCACGGCCTGGTCCACCAGCTGCCCGCGCCGGTGCTGGTCGAGGTGGACGAAGAACGCGCCGAGCCGCTGCAGCGCGGCGGGGGACGCGGCGGCCTTCGCGGCGGCCGCCTCGTCGGAGGGCGGTCCGGCGGCCAGCGCCGCGGTGCCGCCCATCAGGACCGTTCCGCCGATGAGGGCTCCGGTCGCGAGTCTCGCGGTCGCGCGCATGTCAGCCTCCGATCCTGGACAGGGCCTGGCCCCAGCGGAACTGGTAGTTGCTGACGTAGCTGCTGTACGCCATCTCCCCGTACCGGGGACTGGAGGGCCACGGGTCTCCGTAGGAGACCGTCTGGCCGGAGTAGCCGTAGATGACCTGGGCGTGGCCGCCGCCGGCCGTCCAGTAGATGCCGGTGAGGATCGGCCGCTGCCCGTTGATCTCGGTGGTGACCGCCTGGTACGACAGGGGTCCGCTGACCTGGCCGGGGGACACGCCGAGCGCCTGGAACGCGCGCTGGTCGTACTCCAGGTAGCCGGCCTGGTTCGGGCAGGCGCTGCCGCGGGGGTAGCCGCGCCCGAGGGCGCAGAAGTCGTTCTGGCTGACGTTGCCCTTGCCGAAGAACTTGGCGATCGTCAGGCCGCTGGCGACCCAGCACCACTGGTCCTGCTGCTGCACCTGCTGCGTGATCGGCAGGTCCTGCGCCGAGGCGACGCCGGTGGACGCCGTGAGGGCGGCGGCCGCCGCCCCCGCGAGTCCGGCCGCGAGCCGCCGGCGTGCCCGGGCGGGTCGGGTACGCGTTCTCATGCACTTCCGCCTTTTCTCCCGGCGAGGCCGCACCGCCTCTCGCGAGGGAGCCGAGCGATTCCCGTCCGGCGCCGGGGGAGTGTCCGGGCGGGGAGGCCGCGAGAGGCCGAATGAACGTCATAAAAGTCTCATTCGCGGCCTTAACCCGGTAATGCCAGCAGGTCATAACAAACCGGAATGACCCCGGTGAACTCGGCTTTTATCCCTGGCGGCGCGCCTAGGCGCGGGCGGCGAGCGGTCCGGGGCGGTTCTCCGGCTCCGGCTCCGGATCCGCGGACGGGAGGGCGACGGTGACGGTGAGGCCGCCTTCCCGGCGGGGCACGGCGGTCACGGTGCCGTTGTGGGCGCGGACGATGGACTGGACGATGGAGAGGCCGAGACCGGCCCCCTTGGCGGTGACGAGGCGGTCGCCGTCGAGCCGGCGGAAGGGCTCGAAGAGCGCGGGGATCTCGTAGGGCGGGACGGCGGGGCCGGAGTTGGCGACCTCCAGGACGGCGCGGCCGTTCTCGGTCCGGCAGGAGACGGAGACCCACCCGGAGTCGGTGTTGTGGCGCAGGCCGTTCTCCAGCAGGTTCTGTACGACGCGTTCCAGCAGGAGGGCGTCGCCCGCCGTCATGGCCTCGGCGGCGTCGGTCTCGACGGCGATGCCGGAGCCGCCCGCCTCCAGCGCCGTCTGGGCGGCGACGTGGGCGACGACGTCCGCGAGGTCCACCGGCGCCCGGGTGGTGATCTCGTTCTCGGAGCGGGCCAGCAGCAGCAGGCCGGTGATGAGGCGCTCGTGCCGCGCGTTGATCTGCAGGAGGGTCTCGCCGAGCTGCCGGACGTCCGGGGACGCCGACTCGCGGTGCATCGCCACCTCGACCAGCGCGCGGCCGAGGGTGAGCGGGGTGCGCAGCTCGTGGGAGGCGCTCGCGACGAAGCGGCGCTGGCCGTCGAAGGAGCGGTCGAGGCGGTCGACCATCGCGTCGAAGGTGTCGGCGAGCTCCTTGACCTCGTCGTGGGGGCCCCGCAGCGCGATGCGCTCGTGCAGGCCGCGGTCGGCGGCGGGGGAGCCGGCGATGCGGCGGGCGGTCTCGGTGACGCGGTGCAGCGGGGACAGCGCCCGGCCCGCGATGAGCCAGCCGAAGCCCGCCGCGGCGCCCCCGACCACCAGCAGCGCGATCGACCCCTGGGTGACCAGGGAGGTGACGGCGGCGTCGTGCAGTTCTTCGCGCCGATCGCGCATCCAGCGGTCGGCGTCGGCCATCGCCCTCGCCTCCCGCGCCGCCTCCTGCGCGCTCCCGGCGGGCGGGGCGGTGCCGGGCGCCGGGTCCAGGCGGGTCGCCAGCACCTTCGTGCCGGACCGCGACAGCTGCTGGTCGAACAGGGCGTAGGTCGCGCCGAGCAGGACCACCCCGGCGACGAGGAACAGGCCGCCGTAGGTGAGGGTGAGCCGGGCGCGCAGCGACAACCTCATGGGATCCGGTACCCCGCTCCCTTGACGGTCTCGACGACGGGCGGGTCGGCGAGCTTGCGGCGCAGTTTGAGGACGGTCAGGCGGACGGCGCCGGTGAAAGGGTCGGCGTGCTCGTCCCACGCCTTCTCCAGAAGCTGCTCGGAGGACACGACGGCGCCCTCGGCGCGCAGCAGCTCGGCCAGGACGGCGAACTCCTTGCGGGCGAGCGGCACGTAGCGCCCGTCCCGGAACACCTCGCGGCGCGCCGGGTCCAGGGTGATGCCGGCGCGGTGCAGCGTCGGCGGCGCGGCCGGGCGGCAGCGGCGCCCGAGCGCGTGGACGCGGGCGGCGAGCTCGGGGAACGCGAACGGCTTGGTCAGGTAGTCGTCGGCGCCGAGGCCGAGCCCGTCGACGCGGTCGGTGACCTCCGCGGCGGCGGTGAGCATCAGGACCCGGGCCGCGCCCCCGCCCCGGACGATCTCGCGGCACACCTCGTCGCCGTGGACGAGGGGCAGGTCGCGGTCCAGCACGACCACGTCGTAGTCGTTGACGGTGAGCCGCTCCAGGGCGGCCGCGCCGTCGTGGGCCAGGTCGACGGCGTGCGCGTCGTCGCGCAGCCATTCGGCGATCGCGTCGGCCAGGAGCCGCTCGTCCTCTGCCACCAGCACTCTCATGAAGCCTCCTCCGAACGCCGATGGTGCCCGAGGCGGTGTTTCGTTTCCGTTAGTGATCGTCTCCCGGCGCGCGGTGCCGGGAATTCGCGAGGGCGGAAACACCGGAGAAACGCTTCGCCGGGTTGCATCCTCCTCGCCGGCCGGAACCGCTCCGGGCCGGAGACGAGGAGGAGACATGGGACTGCGGATCCTGGCCGTGCTGCCGCTCGCGCTGGCGCTGACCCTGACCGGGTGCGGCTCGGACGACAAGGGCGACGGTGTGGCCTCGGCCGGCAACGGCGGGCAGGGCGGCTCGACGCAGGGCGGCGGCGAGCAGCTCGGCCCGGACGAGCGCGGCGTCAAGTTCGCCCAGTGCATGCGCGAGCACGGCGTGGACATGGAGGACCCGAAGCCCGGCGGGGGAATCCGGATCCAGGCCAACGGCGACAAGGGCGCCATGGACAAGGCCATGGAGGCGTGCAGGCAGTACAACCCGATGGCCAACCGCACCGGTGCGCCCGATCCGAAGATGCAGGAGCGGGCGCGTGAGTTCGCCGCGTGCATGCGAAAGAACGGCGTGGAGAAGTTCCCGGACCCCGACCCGAACCAGCCCGGCATCCGGATCGACAAGGACACCGTCGGCGACGACCCGGACCTGAAGACCGCGCAGCAGGCGTGCGACAAGGTCTTGCAGGGCGGCAGGAAGTGATGGGGGAGACCACCGCGGAACGCGCGCCGGCGGAGCGGGAGACGCGGCGCCCCCGCCGCCGGCCGCGCCTGAAGATCGCCCTGGCCGCCGCCGCCGTCGTCGCGGCGGGCGGTGCCGCCACCGTGGCGGCGCTGCACGCCGACGGGGACAAGGGCGGGGGGAGGAGCGCGAACCTGCCGCCCGGCACAGCGAAGGTGACCAGGCAGACGCTGAACGACACCCAGACCGAGGACGGGCGGCTCGGCTACGGCCCGACCCTGACGGCGACGAGTCAGGGCAGGGGAACGATCACCTGGCTGCCCGGGAGCGGGGACGAGATCACCCGCGGCCGCCGGCTGTTCGAGGTCGACGGCGACCCCGTCGTGCTGATGTACGGCTCCAAGCCGTCCTACCGGCCGCTGCGGATCGGCACCGAGGGCTCCGACGTGAAGCGGTTCGAGAAGAACCTCGGCGCGCTCGGCTACGGCGGCTTCACCGTGGACGACGAGTACACCTCGGACACCGCCGAGGCCGTCCTGGAATGGCAGGACGACATCGGCGTGCCGGAGACCGGGACCGTCGAGGTCGGACGGGTCGCGTTCGCGAACGGGCCCGTCCGGATCGAGGCCGTCTCGGCCGGCCCGGGCGAGCCCGCCGCGCCGGGCAAGAAGATCCTCGGTTACACCGGGACCACGCAGGCCGTCACGGTCGAGCTGGACACCGACGACCAGCGGTTGGCGAAGAAGGGCGCCCGGGTCGAGGTGACCCTG
The sequence above is a segment of the Actinomadura coerulea genome. Coding sequences within it:
- a CDS encoding roadblock/LC7 domain-containing protein, whose protein sequence is MNEGWNGAMDDGTNRLGWMLDDALRMPETRYAILLSADGLLMAHSERINRDEAERQAAGMAGLQSLARSTAEFCGDSGTTWRQTVNEFDDGYVFLVAAGPGAYLAVSATQHVDMETVSFRLQELVQRLGKELTTPPRPGAGRPA
- a CDS encoding response regulator transcription factor; the protein is MRVLVAEDERLLADAIAEWLRDDAHAVDLAHDGAAALERLTVNDYDVVVLDRDLPLVHGDEVCREIVRGGGAARVLMLTAAAEVTDRVDGLGLGADDYLTKPFAFPELAARVHALGRRCRPAAPPTLHRAGITLDPARREVFRDGRYVPLARKEFAVLAELLRAEGAVVSSEQLLEKAWDEHADPFTGAVRLTVLKLRRKLADPPVVETVKGAGYRIP
- a CDS encoding HAMP domain-containing sensor histidine kinase, coding for MRLSLRARLTLTYGGLFLVAGVVLLGATYALFDQQLSRSGTKVLATRLDPAPGTAPPAGSAQEAAREARAMADADRWMRDRREELHDAAVTSLVTQGSIALLVVGGAAAGFGWLIAGRALSPLHRVTETARRIAGSPAADRGLHERIALRGPHDEVKELADTFDAMVDRLDRSFDGQRRFVASASHELRTPLTLGRALVEVAMHRESASPDVRQLGETLLQINARHERLITGLLLLARSENEITTRAPVDLADVVAHVAAQTALEAGGSGIAVETDAAEAMTAGDALLLERVVQNLLENGLRHNTDSGWVSVSCRTENGRAVLEVANSGPAVPPYEIPALFEPFRRLDGDRLVTAKGAGLGLSIVQSIVRAHNGTVTAVPRREGGLTVTVALPSADPEPEPENRPGPLAARA
- a CDS encoding LysR family transcriptional regulator; the protein is MDLGPHHLRMIEAIAATGSISKAAARLGLTQPAVSTMLRRVEGHLGVQLFVRSPEGVTPTPVGAEVATRARAALAGIDDLNAALAHRISEPAAIPLLRIGVQACPALTLLGDHLGSLSPESRLHLRVDPGGGRIPALLGSGTLDIGLFQEPVDHPPRPRDGLERLVLVECEPALVGMSSSSPLAAGPTVDLADLADHDWIDDPLDDGPWPAYLRGVCAEAGFRPRVRYWATDWQISASLIRSGRAVGIYQPTAAPRAGVAFRRITGDPLGQRVVLMWRPGAERAAERLRGVFDEVYLDLVRAQPAYGDWWDGHPEAHPALPVPAGPAAGAGTGAGAGPGERGGSRNPREGG
- a CDS encoding papain-like cysteine protease family protein — protein: MRTRTRPARARRRLAAGLAGAAAAALTASTGVASAQDLPITQQVQQQDQWCWVASGLTIAKFFGKGNVSQNDFCALGRGYPRGSACPNQAGYLEYDQRAFQALGVSPGQVSGPLSYQAVTTEINGQRPILTGIYWTAGGGHAQVIYGYSGQTVSYGDPWPSSPRYGEMAYSSYVSNYQFRWGQALSRIGG
- a CDS encoding ATP-binding protein, with protein sequence MELFLLAAALVVVAGAGIAAAALLARQRRETADLRAQNAVLARGLDLREKELRHLADVRLPELMESLHNPGVRVAGPLHDLDREAPAYGQALRTVTELFAGSAARVRERADLSAKSTLRAMMRAVQSLANEQQLAISDMQERHDDPDVLEGLLRVDHMNAQLGRRAQATAVLCGSWPGQQRSASSMSDVVRGATSRIRDYLRVNIQGPVNTAVTSRAVEPIVLTLAELLDNAARHSRPDTTVEVNFQSTHNGVAIMIDDAGVAMDAEELQRAADLLSGDASVDIHRLGDPPRVGFAVAGVLAARYGFRVSVDTRSPYGGVRAVVFVPSALLTDLPGERAPDPAGRDAAAGQGPAPAARTDVPATPGGLPKRTRVAVAERPAGEQEPPAAPEPGAPPPLRPARETAAGLGAWQRGTRSGRASTPSDGGGPGIESKDLRP
- a CDS encoding AraC family transcriptional regulator, which encodes MDDVLGGPTGTSGAEYRLGLYPSDRAEYDRAPGQTGDRGYRFLLPLHGEMLMVQDGREARLRPGTGGLIAPAAPFRVLQPRPARVLVMTIPAREMDGRLCGPVPAATGLDLSAGLGRVVADMVRAVGEERRSLTGPQFDAACDRITELLCLLLAGDERPPAPGHLAEVEAVVRRYVREHATDPGLTGAAMAQDLGWSLRQVQLALQRAGTTPRELIREERLRLVRDRLRNPLDRNVTITDLAHATGFSSASALSHAFRQRFGVSPRELRRHGAAR
- a CDS encoding peptidoglycan-binding protein, producing MGETTAERAPAERETRRPRRRPRLKIALAAAAVVAAGGAATVAALHADGDKGGGRSANLPPGTAKVTRQTLNDTQTEDGRLGYGPTLTATSQGRGTITWLPGSGDEITRGRRLFEVDGDPVVLMYGSKPSYRPLRIGTEGSDVKRFEKNLGALGYGGFTVDDEYTSDTAEAVLEWQDDIGVPETGTVEVGRVAFANGPVRIEAVSAGPGEPAAPGKKILGYTGTTQAVTVELDTDDQRLAKKGARVEVTLPEGRPVAAEIDEVTTVIEPGGQGEDPETKVEVTIWLDSAAARKAAARYALASADVRFTAGRRENVLTVPVSALVALREGGFGVEVVKGGAPSYVPVETGLFADGKVEVSGPGIAEGVLVGVPK
- a CDS encoding DUF742 domain-containing protein; the encoded protein is MTPRRSRRALVRPHVVTGGRAHPTRNVFDLVTLVTATGDLPRTGLSPEKARIVELCRGGALSVVEISGHLSLPVGLTKVLLSDLVDSGHLTTRAAPPTAQQSKARLLQEVLDGLRARL